Part of the Capsicum annuum cultivar UCD-10X-F1 chromosome 12, UCD10Xv1.1, whole genome shotgun sequence genome is shown below.
ATGTGTGACTATCTTGTTGATATGTTAATGAAAAAGATTAACAATACCTTTGTTCATTAGCATAATTACTTCTTCCATTGCTAGCATTAGCCCTATAATTGGGCAAAGGAACTTGATCATTTTCAATCTTCATGACATCTTTTTCAAGCAATTCATAGTGTCTCTTCACTTCCTCAGCTGATTTTCCACCAACATACCTAGCAATATTATGCCACCTATCAGGAGTATCCTTGTCATATAACGCCAATGCATCCTCAAAtttcttgttttgttttgttgtccATGTGGCCATTGTTATAAGAAGGAATTGTGTGTGTTAGAGAATTATAGTTGGAAGAGGGAGAAGAAGTTCCAGAAGAAAGTGGAGTACTTAGGACTAAGTCAAGGGGATTTGTATGGACAAGATGGGTAAGCTTGGTTATTAATAGGATGGAGGGAAAGGTGGCACCTAAGGTGTGGCCAGCCTGACCGTCAATAAAGTGGATGAAAATTATAGTAAAATTGTTGTTTAAATTTCAAAAGCGATTAGATAAATATTTGGTGATGATTTCtttgaatttattaattaataattaatggaTAGCATTATTCGACATCTATATTGGTACGTAGAAGTGGATCTAGATTTCGAATACTTTATAGATTT
Proteins encoded:
- the LOC107849883 gene encoding protein RADIALIS-like 3, encoding MATWTTKQNKKFEDALALYDKDTPDRWHNIARYVGGKSAEEVKRHYELLEKDVMKIENDQVPLPNYRANASNGRSNYANEQRLLQNLRL